One genomic region from Chrysemys picta bellii isolate R12L10 chromosome 16, ASM1138683v2, whole genome shotgun sequence encodes:
- the IFT46 gene encoding intraflagellar transport protein 46 homolog isoform X2 yields the protein MAEALQTKIVENQPYDESLEINDSEEVASIYTPTPRQLGPRSTRPQLKNMADNSSDEYDEEINKEKKVAQLAPQQGFSENEDGEDEDDSSETDSDDDDDEEEHGAPLEGAYNPADYEYLPVSADIKELFQYIRRYTPQMIELEHKLQPFIPDFIPAVGDIDAFLKVPRPDGKPDNLGLLVLDEPSTKQSDSTVLSLWLTENSKQHNVAQIKVKSLENAEKNPKAIDNWIESISELHRFKPPATVHYTRPMPDIETLMQEWSPEFEELLGKVSLPTADINCGLAEYIDMICAILDIPVYKSRVQSLHVLFSLYSEFKNSQHFKALAEGRNVGSPPSNPPSQAGETEVLSFS from the exons ATGGCGGAGGCCCTGCAG ACCAAAATAGTTGAAAACCAGCCCTATGATGAGAGTCTAGAGATTAACGACTCAGAAGAGGTTGCCAGTATCTACACACCAACTCCACGGCAGCTAG GTCCTAGATCCACACGCCCACAGCTCAAAAATATGGCTGATAACAGCAGTGATGAGTATGATGAAGAAATAAACAAG GAGAAGAAGGTAGCCCAGTTGGCCCCCCAGCAAGGATTTAGTGAGAATGAGGATGGGGAGGATGAAGATGATTCGTCTGAAACTGACTCGGATGATGACGATGATGAAGAGGAGCATGGAGCCCCTCTGGAGGG TGCCTACAACCCTGCAGATTACGAGTATCTACCAGTGTCTGCAGATATTAAAGAGCTCTTCCAGTACATAAGGAG GTACACTCCACAAATGATAGAGCTTGAACACAAACTGCAGCCTTTCATTCCAGACTTCATTCCAGCTGTTGGGGACATTGATGCCTTCTTAAAG GTTCCACGTCCTGATGGGAAGCCAGATAACCTTGGCCTGTTGGTACTGGATGAGCCATCCACAAAACAGTCAGATTCCACAGTGCTCTCTCTCTGGTTAACGGAAAACTCCAAACAGCACAACGTTGCA caaataaaagtgaagagCTTGGAGAATGCAGAGAAGAATCCCAAAGCCATTGATAACTGGATCGAGAGCATCAGCGAGTTACATCGCTTCAAACCTCCTGCTACTGTTCACTACACCAG GCCAATGCCTGATATCGAGACTCTGATGCAGGAATGGTCCCCAGAATTTGAGGAGCTTTTGGGAAAG GTAAGCCTTCCAACTGCGGACATCAACTGCGGCCTGGCTGAGTATATTGACATGATATGTG CTATTCTGGACATTCCTGTCTATAAGAGTCGGGTCCAGTCCCTGCACGTCCTCTTCTCGCTGTATTCAGAGTTCAAGAACTCACAG CATTTCAAAGCCCTGGCTGAAGGGAGAAACGTAGGGAGTCCTCCATCGAATCCACCCTCACAAGCAGGAGAGACAGAAGTGTTAAGCTTCAGCTGA
- the IFT46 gene encoding intraflagellar transport protein 46 homolog isoform X1 — translation MAEALQTKIVENQPYDESLEINDSEEVASIYTPTPRQLGPRSTRPQLKNMADNSSDEYDEEINKEKKVAQLAPQQGFSENEDGEDEDDSSETDSDDDDDEEEHGAPLEGAYNPADYEYLPVSADIKELFQYIRRYTPQMIELEHKLQPFIPDFIPAVGDIDAFLKVPRPDGKPDNLGLLVLDEPSTKQSDSTVLSLWLTENSKQHNVAQQIKVKSLENAEKNPKAIDNWIESISELHRFKPPATVHYTRPMPDIETLMQEWSPEFEELLGKVSLPTADINCGLAEYIDMICAILDIPVYKSRVQSLHVLFSLYSEFKNSQHFKALAEGRNVGSPPSNPPSQAGETEVLSFS, via the exons ATGGCGGAGGCCCTGCAG ACCAAAATAGTTGAAAACCAGCCCTATGATGAGAGTCTAGAGATTAACGACTCAGAAGAGGTTGCCAGTATCTACACACCAACTCCACGGCAGCTAG GTCCTAGATCCACACGCCCACAGCTCAAAAATATGGCTGATAACAGCAGTGATGAGTATGATGAAGAAATAAACAAG GAGAAGAAGGTAGCCCAGTTGGCCCCCCAGCAAGGATTTAGTGAGAATGAGGATGGGGAGGATGAAGATGATTCGTCTGAAACTGACTCGGATGATGACGATGATGAAGAGGAGCATGGAGCCCCTCTGGAGGG TGCCTACAACCCTGCAGATTACGAGTATCTACCAGTGTCTGCAGATATTAAAGAGCTCTTCCAGTACATAAGGAG GTACACTCCACAAATGATAGAGCTTGAACACAAACTGCAGCCTTTCATTCCAGACTTCATTCCAGCTGTTGGGGACATTGATGCCTTCTTAAAG GTTCCACGTCCTGATGGGAAGCCAGATAACCTTGGCCTGTTGGTACTGGATGAGCCATCCACAAAACAGTCAGATTCCACAGTGCTCTCTCTCTGGTTAACGGAAAACTCCAAACAGCACAACGTTGCA cagcaaataaaagtgaagagCTTGGAGAATGCAGAGAAGAATCCCAAAGCCATTGATAACTGGATCGAGAGCATCAGCGAGTTACATCGCTTCAAACCTCCTGCTACTGTTCACTACACCAG GCCAATGCCTGATATCGAGACTCTGATGCAGGAATGGTCCCCAGAATTTGAGGAGCTTTTGGGAAAG GTAAGCCTTCCAACTGCGGACATCAACTGCGGCCTGGCTGAGTATATTGACATGATATGTG CTATTCTGGACATTCCTGTCTATAAGAGTCGGGTCCAGTCCCTGCACGTCCTCTTCTCGCTGTATTCAGAGTTCAAGAACTCACAG CATTTCAAAGCCCTGGCTGAAGGGAGAAACGTAGGGAGTCCTCCATCGAATCCACCCTCACAAGCAGGAGAGACAGAAGTGTTAAGCTTCAGCTGA
- the IFT46 gene encoding intraflagellar transport protein 46 homolog isoform X4, with amino-acid sequence MAEALQTKIVENQPYDESLEINDSEEVASIYTPTPRQLGPRSTRPQLKNMADNSSDEYDEEINKEKKVAQLAPQQGFSENEDGEDEDDSSETDSDDDDDEEEHGAPLEGAYNPADYEYLPVSADIKELFQYIRRYTPQMIELEHKLQPFIPDFIPAVGDIDAFLKVPRPDGKPDNLGLLVLDEPSTKQSDSTVLSLWLTENSKQHNVAQIKVKSLENAEKNPKAIDNWIESISELHRFKPPATVHYTRPDLTTHLCQNSSVPASSPPAIPQASPVKRCVPYIDCDVQMCGLI; translated from the exons ATGGCGGAGGCCCTGCAG ACCAAAATAGTTGAAAACCAGCCCTATGATGAGAGTCTAGAGATTAACGACTCAGAAGAGGTTGCCAGTATCTACACACCAACTCCACGGCAGCTAG GTCCTAGATCCACACGCCCACAGCTCAAAAATATGGCTGATAACAGCAGTGATGAGTATGATGAAGAAATAAACAAG GAGAAGAAGGTAGCCCAGTTGGCCCCCCAGCAAGGATTTAGTGAGAATGAGGATGGGGAGGATGAAGATGATTCGTCTGAAACTGACTCGGATGATGACGATGATGAAGAGGAGCATGGAGCCCCTCTGGAGGG TGCCTACAACCCTGCAGATTACGAGTATCTACCAGTGTCTGCAGATATTAAAGAGCTCTTCCAGTACATAAGGAG GTACACTCCACAAATGATAGAGCTTGAACACAAACTGCAGCCTTTCATTCCAGACTTCATTCCAGCTGTTGGGGACATTGATGCCTTCTTAAAG GTTCCACGTCCTGATGGGAAGCCAGATAACCTTGGCCTGTTGGTACTGGATGAGCCATCCACAAAACAGTCAGATTCCACAGTGCTCTCTCTCTGGTTAACGGAAAACTCCAAACAGCACAACGTTGCA caaataaaagtgaagagCTTGGAGAATGCAGAGAAGAATCCCAAAGCCATTGATAACTGGATCGAGAGCATCAGCGAGTTACATCGCTTCAAACCTCCTGCTACTGTTCACTACACCAG GCCTGACCTCACCACACACCTCTGCCAAAACTCCTCAGTCCCAGCCAGCAGTCCCCCTGCTATCCCACAAGCCTCTCCTGTGAAGAGATGTGTACCGTATATAGACTGTGATGTCCAGATGTGCGGATTAATCTGA
- the IFT46 gene encoding intraflagellar transport protein 46 homolog isoform X3, with protein MAEALQTKIVENQPYDESLEINDSEEVASIYTPTPRQLGPRSTRPQLKNMADNSSDEYDEEINKEKKVAQLAPQQGFSENEDGEDEDDSSETDSDDDDDEEEHGAPLEGAYNPADYEYLPVSADIKELFQYIRRYTPQMIELEHKLQPFIPDFIPAVGDIDAFLKVPRPDGKPDNLGLLVLDEPSTKQSDSTVLSLWLTENSKQHNVAQQIKVKSLENAEKNPKAIDNWIESISELHRFKPPATVHYTRPDLTTHLCQNSSVPASSPPAIPQASPVKRCVPYIDCDVQMCGLI; from the exons ATGGCGGAGGCCCTGCAG ACCAAAATAGTTGAAAACCAGCCCTATGATGAGAGTCTAGAGATTAACGACTCAGAAGAGGTTGCCAGTATCTACACACCAACTCCACGGCAGCTAG GTCCTAGATCCACACGCCCACAGCTCAAAAATATGGCTGATAACAGCAGTGATGAGTATGATGAAGAAATAAACAAG GAGAAGAAGGTAGCCCAGTTGGCCCCCCAGCAAGGATTTAGTGAGAATGAGGATGGGGAGGATGAAGATGATTCGTCTGAAACTGACTCGGATGATGACGATGATGAAGAGGAGCATGGAGCCCCTCTGGAGGG TGCCTACAACCCTGCAGATTACGAGTATCTACCAGTGTCTGCAGATATTAAAGAGCTCTTCCAGTACATAAGGAG GTACACTCCACAAATGATAGAGCTTGAACACAAACTGCAGCCTTTCATTCCAGACTTCATTCCAGCTGTTGGGGACATTGATGCCTTCTTAAAG GTTCCACGTCCTGATGGGAAGCCAGATAACCTTGGCCTGTTGGTACTGGATGAGCCATCCACAAAACAGTCAGATTCCACAGTGCTCTCTCTCTGGTTAACGGAAAACTCCAAACAGCACAACGTTGCA cagcaaataaaagtgaagagCTTGGAGAATGCAGAGAAGAATCCCAAAGCCATTGATAACTGGATCGAGAGCATCAGCGAGTTACATCGCTTCAAACCTCCTGCTACTGTTCACTACACCAG GCCTGACCTCACCACACACCTCTGCCAAAACTCCTCAGTCCCAGCCAGCAGTCCCCCTGCTATCCCACAAGCCTCTCCTGTGAAGAGATGTGTACCGTATATAGACTGTGATGTCCAGATGTGCGGATTAATCTGA